Within the Bacillus pumilus genome, the region CTGGCTCTAGCTTACTCCATCCGAAAATGTTGATGGAGAATGTTTGACAGTGTGCAAGCTTCATTAATCGAAAATCTTCGTCAATGATCTCCGGCATATGAAGCCATTGATCTGGATTATAATCGCCACCATGCAAAAAGCCTTTCACATTTGGGTGAACGAGTGGGTAACGCTTTCCCATTTTGTCACGTCCTATCCTTATAATTACGGTGTCATTTGTTTAAATACATCTAGTGAAGGCAGTGCTTTTCCGTTGAAATCAAACATCGCTTGATTTTCCCAAGCATTTCCGACTGTACCGGTCGTTTGAATATAAGCTAGCCCATATTGACTTGACCACGGGGCGCCTTTCGCTGGAATCCAAAGCGGTTCCCAATAAAAGAATCCTTTCCCGCGATTGTTTTTCACTTGTGAAATTTTTTCTGATAGATCTCGTATAAAAGATGCCTGGCCTTGAGGTGAAGCTGGGTAGCCAGCAGTATTGACTGAATCTTGATTAAATGAGTTTTCTAGGTTGTCACCATTTGCTGTTGTAAAACCGTAGGCGGTTTCTACCACGATGACGTCTTTTTGATAGCGGGCGCCCATGTCATTCATATTGTTAGTAAGACCGCTAAATCCCCCGTCCCAATACGGGTAGTAAGATAAACCGATCGTATCGAATGAGACACCTCTTTTGGTGATTTCATCAAACCACCAGCGGGAGGCTCCGTTGTCCCCACCATGAGCAAGGTGAAGCATGATGTTGATATTTGAATCGACAGAACGGACAGCATTTGTACCAGCCTTTAGCAAAGCGGCGAGCCGGTCAAATTCACCGCCGCCTTCACCCCAGCTTTTGCCGTTCGGCCACAACATGCCTGAGTTCAATTCATTCCCGACCTGTACCATGTTCGGCAGCGCATTTTGGGCTTTCATCGTTTTGAGTACATCCCCTGTGTAAGTGCCAACCGCTTTTACTAAATCGTTTTGTGAAAGAGATGCCCAAGCTTTTGGTTTGAACTGTTTACC harbors:
- a CDS encoding glycoside hydrolase family 53 protein gives rise to the protein MKKWMLVTVVVFFLMGLGILPEAKADAISVQPINGLQGDFTKGADISMLAEVERSGGRYFDQNGKQVDPLKLLKEKGVNYVRIRLWNHPYDNQGRAYNGGTNDLNTAIALSKRAKAQNMKVLLDFHYSDFWTDPGKQFKPKAWASLSQNDLVKAVGTYTGDVLKTMKAQNALPNMVQVGNELNSGMLWPNGKSWGEGGGEFDRLAALLKAGTNAVRSVDSNINIMLHLAHGGDNGASRWWFDEITKRGVSFDTIGLSYYPYWDGGFSGLTNNMNDMGARYQKDVIVVETAYGFTTANGDNLENSFNQDSVNTAGYPASPQGQASFIRDLSEKISQVKNNRGKGFFYWEPLWIPAKGAPWSSQYGLAYIQTTGTVGNAWENQAMFDFNGKALPSLDVFKQMTP